CACCAACAATTTTGCGGCAGGGCAGCCTGTGTCCATGGAAAATATCAGAGAAGCGTCGCGGCTGTCAAAGAAATTCAATATTCCTCTGATTTTTGACGCCTGCCGGTTCGCAGAGAATGCAATGTTCATTAAACGATACGAGAGGGGTTACAAAGATTCCCCAATTCCCGAAATCATACGGGAAATCTTTTCTGAGGCTGATGGTTTCACCATTTCGCTAAAGAAAGACGGCCTCGCCAACATGGGAGGTATTCTTTGCCTTCGTGACGGTGGCAAGTACACGACCAAGCACCCAGGCATTGGTACTGCCATCCGGGAACAGCAGATTCTCCGATATGGCAACGACAGTTATGGTGGTATGAGCGGGCGTGATCTTATGGCTGCCACTGTCGGGCTTTACGAAGGCACCAAGGAGAGTTACCTTTCGTCTCGTATCGACCAGGTGAACAGGTTTGCTGAAAAGCTTGTTGAAGCACAGCTGCCTGTCTTGTTGCCACCAGGCTCCGCTGTTTTCTTGGACATGGATGTCTTTTTCCAAGATTGCAATCGACAGTATGAGGAATTTGCGGCCTTGGGGTTTACTTTGGAGCTTCTGGGATCATACGGGGTACGGGCATTCGAGCTCGGCCCTTTTGCCTCAGAGTGGGATAATctagaggatgaagagaaggccaaggaatCGACTCCTAACCTTGTGCGATTCTCAATTCCGCGGAATGCCATGACAGACCAACACCTGGACTATACTGTTACTGCCGTCAAAGAACTGATGAAAAAGCGGCATACCATACAAGGTGTCCGGGTCACTCATGGTAAGAATCTGAGGTTGCGCCATTTTCAGGCCGCCTTCGAGCCCATTCCGATTAACTCAACATCTTGAGTAGACTTGAATTGATTTATTTGTGTCTCGCTTAATCTTATCTTACAATTAGTTGCGTGAGATAATTGGATAACAGTGGTGACATTTGGAAAACTAGTTGTGACATATTTCCTTCGGCAATGTGTCTACCTCAAGGCACCGTCTTTGCTAAATGAGACGTTGGACAGACCCAATCTGACCTGGAGGATATGGCATATTCCCATGCCTTAAAAAACCAGACAAGCCCCCTACTTTTGTTTCCAATATACCAAGGGGGAGCTATCCTTGCGAATGTGTCACTAGAAAGATTGACAATTGTAGATAATGCATCATAAGAACAGTCCAGGCTCTTACAAAGTCCCGCACTTGCCTTCACAAACCTTCTAACGTACAACGCAGTGGAAGGCCTCGATTATAAGATCCGCCTACCTGCAGAAAGATACAGAAATGATCGACCAAACATTAAGGTAGAGAGACTAGACCCTGGAGTAAGAGTCCGATTCCCCGAAAACCTCTTGCAACATGAATGCTCTTCTAGTAGTTGAAGTGAGGTATTTTCAAACAAACCTAGCGTCGAATTGCATTATTTCTATCATAGTCGACAGGGCGCTCTAGAATCTTGATCCATGATAAAGTCACCAATGTACAGTGAACACCTGTGAAATATGTGGCTCACTTTCAGTGGATGGTTATGGACATGCATGGTTTGAGACACGGCAGGAGACACGGCACGGCAAGCCACAAGCATCGCAGGTCTGCAAGAGTCTCACCGCTCAACCAACTTTTGACGTCATACAGGCTGAATTTCGTTCAGGAGCTGTATGGAAACTATGTGGTCTATCAAGTCTTGACATTTGTCAAAGGTCTTCCATACTCCATACAATCTTACCAAAAATGCCATATTGGCGGTGTTGGTTTCCAGAGCAATCGAGTGGCTTACAGAGGCAAGGCTTTACCCGGTGGATAGATTTGGAATGTCACTGTGACGATATCCACTAAAAGTATGTCGCAGAATTCAGCGCAGTGGTTACTGAGTTGATCTGGCCTGTTGACCTGTATGTAGTTTAGGTAGAAACCCATTGCCCTAGTTCATGTGCATCTTGATTAAAATCCCAGAACATTATAGTgctttagtattattatctttctattttacTTAGAATACCCCTATATAAGTAGGAATTTACCTAATAGAAGCTGCTATAGCTTATTAAgatacttctttattaactatatctaGCACTTAACTTACTATTATCTATGATATGGTtaactctttataataatatgcCTACTAGCCATGTTAATCTCTTGATGCCTACCTTTCACTATACTACAAGTTCTTCTACTATTCATTATTTCAATTTCCTATCTGTAATACTGTCTCAATACTGAGTGTTATGGACCTAACTAAGTGCACTGAGAATTGACTAGTAAGCGCAAGTCATTTAGCTTGCATACCAGCTCTTTGTATACATCCTCGGGCTTTAATTGGCTTTCTGCTGCCTCACCCTTACATGAACCATTGATGCTGATCTTCATTGTCGTGCCAATCACTAACTTGTCACCCCGAGCCATCTCATTTCTGACGCATGCGACTCCTTTATAGATATCAGCTAAATCCTGTCATAGTATGGTAATTGATAACGAGACGAGCCTTACCATGCGCAGCACAATCCAACAAGACCTTAGGCCGTCCTCTCTTATTTTCCATCCCAGGTAAAGTTCCATAGGATCCGGGATGCTCATGCTCATTAGAGTTCAATTTGACAAACCCATAGCTATTCCCGCGTGATCTCGAAATAGCAATGAGTCCCTCTTGTGAAATGCCCAAATATTGATGGCCCGACGAAGCCGAATCAATGGCCTCAAGAGTCGGAAGGAGATCGTCGCTCTTATTGACGGAAAATGCGACTGGAAAAGGAAGTCCAGAGACGAGGGCTGTGTGGGATTGAGAGCTGGCAAGCTTCGAGTTGCTAATACCTAACGACAAAAGATCATCAAAATAGTTATGAGCAATGTTATCGTTAACATCACAAGCAATTGGTATTCCTGAGGATGAGGCTTTGTGAAAATGCTGACGCAAAACGTGTAGTGATTTGTTGATATTGCATGTAGTGACATCTTCAGTGGTGCTGTGTATACCCGTATTCGAGTGCGGAACTGCAAGATAGTCAAGTTCCGTGTAAAGCACAATCAAAAGATCTTTTGAAAATGCTGAACAAAGGGACTTCAACTCAGTGTAGTCTTGAGATAAGGGCAATGGGAATGAATCGGAGGTGGGTGTCAAGAGAACAATGAAGCGATCATCGTGGCCATCAAGAATAGCTTGAATCTGCTTTCGACCGTGTTGGACGGTAAGAGTGGCTGTCTCGGTCATTGGGATCTCGAATGCGAGAAGGGACGGAGGAGCTAGTGGGTCCTGCTTGTAAACTGGTAAGGTTAGCTCAGTTCCATGGAGATGAATTACTTGGTGATATCGATATCTAGAGTTGTAGGGCTACCGATGCTTCTATGTTGGATACTCTTTTTGCACTTACCCCGTTGGCTGTCAATAGAACTGCGTTCCATGATTGATCGAAATGGAAATATCGACAACTAGGTGAACCTTGAGATTCCTGCAAAGAATTCTTCACTAACAGCCACTGCACTGCAAAAGAAAAtctgttctttttttttttaaaaaaaaaaaaaaactaacACACAAGAAATGAAAGGAGTAAGCAGTTTCAGGTCGTCAAGCAGCCTAGTTATCTATCCACTTTAGCCTTCTTACTCCTTCTCGTCTTGTCTTCTTTGGCAAGCAATGACGCaattatctcttttctcaaaGCGATAGTGCCATTGACCATGGTACCATTCTATGTTCCCTCTTGAAAGTCGTCACACATTGGCGTGTGTGCAACCTTAGGGCGAATTTTCCCACCattaaaagagaaaaagaggttGATCGACATCATATCTTGTTCCGAACCTCCGTCACTTTGCGGAGCTTACACCTTTGCATATGCGGCAGGGGAGGATGGCGTAGACCGGGAGGGGAAGTGAGGCATACACGCTTTGGAAAATCAAGGTAGACCAACCTGTATTCGACAATCCTTGATTATAGGTACTGGCAAGTGGTGGAGTACGGACATTACTGTGGTATTCTTTCGGTCCTTTACAGAGAGTGGCATCTAAGACACTTGTTACATGCAATGTTACCACACAGCTCGCTTCATGACGTATATGGCTGATGACGCTAAGTATTTGGGAAATATTTAACACCTGATTCAAGATCCTGTCTGAGAATACCTCCATCCTTAATTATTGGTTTCAAAACGAAGGGATTAAGGCGACAGGATGCCCCATATCGAAAGTAGTGATGAGTACGTTTTAGGCCGGGATATCTCTGGTTCTATAAGGTAAGCTCGCTTTCCTGGATGACAGTTAGGTCTTAGAGGCCGTACTGATTGCATGCAGACTTGATGCTCAGCATCTACTGTGGCGGCTACATACTGGGTACGCGTTGCACCCCGCAATCCCCAGAAGCAGTAAGATGAAAGTTGCTGAAGTCGGCACTGGCACAGGGTATGTGTCCTTGTAAGAATAAAGCACGTGTGTACTAATCCAGACTTACAGCATCTGGCTATTCGACCTAGCACAGGAGCTTCCGGATACTGTCTGCCTCCACGGGTACGATATCTCTGCCTCACAATTTCCTTCAAAAGAGCTATGGCCCCTCAACGTCAATCTGTGTGTAATGGACTCTTTACAGGATCCGCCAGATTCGTTATTGGAAAAGTACGATGTTGTACATTTGAGAATGTGGGCAAGCAACCTTAGAACCAAAGATGTTAAAACTCTTATCTGCAGCGTTTCAAAACTACTGAGTATGTTAAAATCCCAACCAGAATTGGCCACTTGAGTCGACGATAGCTAACGAATGGAAACACATAGAGCCCGGTGGATACATCCAATGGGAGGAGGCAAATCTCTTGGTCCAAGAAGTTCGAAGTTCGATCGGCGAAGAGTTTGAACGCAAGGCCAACAAGTTGTTCACAGCCGCAGGCATAGACTACAGGTAATTATCTCCGCTAACGATACTGTACGTACCATCTTGCTTATATATGCTACAGCTGGGTATCTAGTCTTGAAGCCTCGCTAGAATCCTGTGGTATGGTTTCTATTGAGCACTTGCAGCGTCGGTTCAAGCCAGGCTTGATCCAGATGTGTACCAACACCTACTTGATGGCATTGAAAGAGATCTTTGCTGGGATCAATCGTACTTCTTCTATCAGTAGCAGTTCAGAGATTGAGGCTTGTGATGTATTGTTAGACAAGCTTATATATTCTCGAACCGACGGATTGGTATACAATTGGGGGCCAGTCTCATCACTGGCACGCAAGCCTAGTGTAGAATGTTGAACTTCTCTAGCTCTTCTCCAATCAAGAAACTTATCTTAACAATGATATGGCAGATGTGTGAAGATCATAAATGAGGCGTTGCTTTGATTCAACTACCGATCCCTCCCTTGCATCATAATCACAGTCCTACCTTCCCAGTTTCCCAAATGACAAACGACATCTACACGTATCTTGAACACCGCATAGGTAATTACTTCGTGTCTGGATCTTACTGGATGAATACCTATAGGTGTCTTACCCTGCAACACGTATGGTACATCTTGTGGCGAGAGGCAGCACGGCACGGCACGACACGACACGGCACGGCAAGATATTGTACG
This genomic stretch from Fusarium fujikuroi IMI 58289 draft genome, chromosome FFUJ_chr09 harbors:
- a CDS encoding probable 3-deoxy-D-arabino-heptulosonate 7-phosphate (DAHP) synthase isoenzyme, translated to MERSSIDSQRVYKQDPLAPPSLLAFEIPMTETATLTVQHGRKQIQAILDGHDDRFIVLLTPTSDSFPLPLSQDYTELKSLCSAFSKDLLIVLYTELDYLAVPHSNTGIHSTTEDVTTCNINKSLHVLRQHFHKASSSGIPIACDVNDNIAHNYFDDLLSLGISNSKLASSQSHTALVSGLPFPVAFSVNKSDDLLPTLEAIDSASSGHQYLGISQEGLIAISRSRGNSYGFVKLNSNEHEHPGSYGTLPGMENKRGRPKVLLDCAAHADIYKGVACVRNEMARGDKLVIGTTMKISINGSCKGEAAESQLKPEDVYKELCT
- a CDS encoding related to methyltransferase; its protein translation is MPHIESSDEYVLGRDISGSIRLDAQHLLWRLHTGYALHPAIPRSSKMKVAEVGTGTGIWLFDLAQELPDTVCLHGYDISASQFPSKELWPLNVNLCVMDSLQDPPDSLLEKYDVVHLRMWASNLRTKDVKTLICSVSKLLKPGGYIQWEEANLLVQEVRSSIGEEFERKANKLFTAAGIDYR
- a CDS encoding related to Tryptophanase, which encodes MSQVISMPTFTVTSVHQTEQVPRDVRERILCSVQYNVFAFPASLVAVDFLSDSGTAAMTTNQWSAIMQGDESYGQMRPDLKSNTAFERYLDYQEGGFVNGGLAQMTRPNCFLVPQGRCAESLLFQATADAFSQPDSQQPIVISNGFFDTTSANASAAGFRLMTFAQEGWMHSEPIQDWQNKNTFKGNLDISAAERFLSNREPQDRVALILLTITNNFAAGQPVSMENIREASRLSKKFNIPLIFDACRFAENAMFIKRYERGYKDSPIPEIIREIFSEADGFTISLKKDGLANMGGILCLRDGGKYTTKHPGIGTAIREQQILRYGNDSYGGMSGRDLMAATVGLYEGTKESYLSSRIDQVNRFAEKLVEAQLPVLLPPGSAVFLDMDVFFQDCNRQYEEFAALGFTLELLGSYGVRAFELGPFASEWDNLEDEEKAKESTPNLVRFSIPRNAMTDQHLDYTVTAVKELMKKRHTIQGVRVTHGKNLRLRHFQAAFEPIPINSTS